TATTTTCCCTCTGGTACAACGGGCGATGTACGGCAAACATTCAAATACGAGTGGCTGAATGATTTTCATTCGTACCTGGAAACATTGAAAAAGAAATATCCCAACCTGATACTGTGCGGCGATTATAATATTGCACATACCGAACTGGATATTCACGATCCCAAAGGGAATAAAAACACTTCGGGCTTTTTACCTGAGGAAAGAGCATGGATGGATCAATTTTTACAGAACGGCTGGATAGATACCTTCCGGGTTTTCCACAATGAACCACACCGGTACAGCTGGTGGAGCCAGCGTTTTCCCACGGTACGGGCGCAAAATAAAGGTTGGCGGCTCGACTATATTACCGCCACCGATCCCCTGCGCAGCCGGTTAAAAAGTGCAGACATTTACCACGATGTTAAACACAGCGACCACTGCCCTGTGTACCTTGAATTGACAAAAGTGCAATAAATGTAATTTTTACAGCTTATCTGCGTTTATCACAACACTATTAGCAGAATTTTGTTACACCATTACCATGATCGTATTCAACAACACCATTAAGATCGATCCGTTCATAGAGGAAGCGTGGTTACAGTGGCTGATTCAGGAACACATACCCGAGATAATGGCATTAGGATTGTTTACAGAATGGAAAATGTTCAGGTTGCTGGAGCAGGATGATACAGAAGGCATGACCTTTGTTATACAATATTTCGCTCCTTCATTGGAGAATTACTATCAGTTTACAGAGGAGTTTGCACCAGCCCTGCAAAGGAGATCTTTCGATAAATGGGGCGATCGTTTCATTGCATTCCGTACTATAATGGAGGTTGTGCACTGAGTGTGGATAATAATATTTTAACAGCCATCAGGCTAAATTTATTGTATATTCCACGAAACCCTTTACCGGCCAGCATTTCAGCGGATAATGCATGAAACATAAGGCCCTACAGCATTTCAGCGTGTAACATCAATTCACAAAACGTATTACAAAACATTTCAATTTGCTAAAAACCTTATCCCAAGCGGCTTTCAGCATTTTATCAAATGTTAATTTTTCGACCAAAAAATTTTGTTTCAACCAAAAACCGGCTAAATTTGTCTCTGCATAATTTTTAAAAAATCACACTATGAACAAAGCTGAATTAATTGCAAAACTTGCCGATGATTCAGGCATTACTAAGACACAGGCTAATGCTGCTCTCGATTCTTTTATTGAAGCAGTTACTAAGACCTTAAAAGGTGGTGGTAAAGTTACCCTGGTTGGTTTTGGTACATTCTCTGTATCAAAAAGAGCAGCTCGCAATGGTCGTAATCCGCAAACCGGTGCTGTGATTAAGATTAAAGCTAAAAAAGTTGCCCGTTTCAAAGCTGGTAAAGAATTGCAGGCTAAATTATAATTTCTGCCTAAAGCACGAAAGGCTCCGTTACTGCATGCGAAGTATCGGAGCTTTTTTTATTTTTGCATTTCTAAACAATTCACTTTAATAAACACATAACATGGGTAGAGGAGATAAAAAAACGAAAAAAGGTAAAACCTTTAAAGGTTCATACGGAAAAAGCCGCCCTGCGCGGGTAAAAAAGGCTGTTGCCGCTGATAAAAAGAAGTAGGCATTTGTTAACAGGTTAGCAAGCAAGCTTGTTAACCTGTTAACCTTTCAACCAGTTAACTGATTACGGCGCCAAACGCTCTATTTTCCACTCATTATTGCCTTCCAGGGTATATTGCAACCGGTCGTGCAAACGGCTGGGACGGCCCTGCCAGAACTCGATGGTAACAGGTTTTACCCGGTAACCTCCCCAGTGAGCCGGCCTTTTTAACGGTTTACCAGAGAAATCCTTAGCGTATGTTTTCTCCCTTTCCTGCAGCCATTCCCGGCTTATAATCACCTGGCTTTGCGGCGATGCCCAGGCCCCGATACGGCTGCCTTCAGGGCGACTGTTAAAATAAGCATCGCTTTCCACGTCACTTACCTTTTCAACCAGTCCGGTAATGCGTACCTGCCGTTCCAGTTCTTTCCAGAAAAATACCAGGCATGCGCGTGGGTTTTCGGCCAGATGCATTCCTTTAAAGCTTTCATAATTGGTAAAAAACACAAACCCCCCGTCATCGAACCCTTTCAGCAGCACAATACGTGCAGCAGGAATGCCGTCTGCCGATGCGGTGGCCAGCGTCATGGCGTTTACTTCGTCAATTTCGCTGTGGATGGCTTCCTGCCACCAGTTGTTGAACTGGGCAATGGCATTCACATTTACATCTTTCTCCAGTAATGATTGTAACTTATAATCTTTACGTATATCAGCAATAGTAGATGACATAGGCTTTATTTAATGGCACAAAGTTAATGGCATCTGAAATTAACCTCACTGATTTTGATCATACCTGTTTACAGATTAATTTAGGTCTCTTCGTATGAGACACATATACATACTGTTATTTATACTTGGCAGTGTTACTACCACACTTGCCCAAACCAGTAAACCGGCCCCTGTTGTAACCCGTTATTACAATTTTACCGGCGCCATAGATAAATACCCGGTTACTTTTCACTTATACCGGGTCAATGATAAGTTCAGTGGCTGTTACTATTACAACAGCTCCGAAGAAGCCATCGACATCTCCGGCAATATAAATAAGGACCGTTTTTTAGAGCTTGCCCATAGCGATGGAGAAGGAAATGCAACCGAAGTTTTATCGGGAAACTTCAAAGACAGCACCTTTTCAGGTACCTGGTCGTATAAAGGCAAGCTACTGGCTTTTCGCGTTAGCACTAAAAACAACAACAGCGGGCTGGCCTTTGATTATATCTACACGCAAGGGGAGAAAAAGTTGCCTAAAGCAGAATATGGCCGTGCCGAATTGAACTATGAAGCGGCTGCGGTGTGGCCGGTCGCAGGTTCGCAACACCCGGCTGCCAACCTTATAAAGCAATTGATTGCCGCCGAATTTGATGAAAAAAGCAGCGGAGAGGAGATAGGGATGGTAATGATAAAACAGAAGAACGAAATACTGAACCCTGTTAGAAAAGAAGATGAGGCTATAACCTACGACCTGGAAAAAGAGGTGCAGGTAACCTACCTGAGCGAAAAACTGCTCACCCTGTCAGCCAGTACTTATATCGATGGTGGCGGAGCACACCCTAATCACTATACATTTTATCACTGTGTTGACCTTATTCACAACCGCAAGCTTACTATAACCGATATACTGGATACCGTAACCTGCCGGGCAATGTTACAAGCCCTGCTCGAAAAAAAGTTCCGCACAGTTAACCATTTAGGCAAAGAAGAAAAAATATCCGACTACCTGTTCTCCAACATCATTCCCGTTGGCCAGAATATTATGCTTACGTCAAAAGGCATAGGTTTTCATTACAATCCTTATGAAGTAGGCTCTTATGCACAGGGAGATGTGTATTTATATATTTCGTATAAGGAACTTGACAGTTGTTTAAAGCCGGAGTTTAAGCAGTTGATGGAGATGAATTAATATGTTGAATATCGAATTTTGAATATCGGATGTAGAAGTGAATACAAGGAAATGAAAAATGAAGAATTAAAAATGAGGAATGAGAAAGGTGAATACAGTTTACTCGGCGCTGCGGGAGCTTATGGCTTACAGCTTGGAGCCCGAGCTGTTCTCTTTATTCCGGCGGCGAATCGCTGCTTTTACCGCCGCTTTTGCCCTGCACCCGGGCCAGCATCACTTCTATTTCACTCATGCGCCGGAGTTGATTCTCGAGCTTTTTATTGTGTTCTGAGATCTGTTGCAGATCGCGGTTGAGCTCTTCGAGGAAGGAAACTTTTTTTTGTAACGTCTGCCGCTGAAAATTCGATTCGCGCAGCTTTTCTTCCGTATCGGACAACAACCTCGACAGCCGCTGGTTCTCTTCCAGCAAATCGAGGTGCTTTTGTTTGTATTCGTCAAACTCCCTGATGAGTTTGAAATGTGTCTGTTGCAACTCCTCCAGCTCATATTGGCGGCTGGGCGGGTTGCTAAGGCTTTCCACCTTCGACATTTTCTCCCGGATGGCATTAAATTCCTCATACGCCTTTTGCATCCGTTCTTCCATTTCTTCCGAGAGCAATTGCGACTGTTCCAGTTCGTGAATGCGCGCGTCTTTATTGCTGAGCACCAGCAACATTTCATTTAACCGGGCGTTCAGCTCCTCATTCGCCTTTATGGTGTCAATATGCTTGTATTCTGTTTGCTTTAACAGCTCTATCTGGTCGAGCAATAAGGTGATCTGCTGGTTTTGTTCCCCCAGGGCGTCCTGTGTTTTTTGCAACCTCAACAGGTATTCTTCGCTCTGCTCTTCCTGGGAGCCGGCGTGCACTACAGCGGGCTGAGTGGGCGCGGCATCGTGCCGACGTTTTAATTCTTTGTGTAATTCTTCAACTTCTATAGTGAGCAATTCTTCGTTGTCGCGTACAGTATCGAGGTCGCGGCGCAATTGCATCTGGATCTTTTCCTGCACTTCCATTTCCTCGTAATATTTCACGCGCCATTCGTCGGTATTTTGAAAAGCCGCATCGGCTATTATGGGAGGTTCGGGTCTGGGGATGTTTATGTTCATGGTTCTGCGGCTCACCAGAAAGAAATGAATAAAGAAGCCCAATGCTACCCCGCCAAGCAGGAAGACAATAATTTCCATAACCCCAACATACATCTGGTACCCCAGTAAAACCAATAAACAGTTCATAACGGCTTCGGAATTAGAATAAACACCACATCACGCGAGGGTGATCTTCTTTCATACACAGCACTATATTTTTCATGGGATCTCAGACCAGGAGGTAATGAAAAAACCACCAATCTGGTGGTTTTTCTTATTGGAAATTTAATACGTTAATTCGATAAATGCAAAAAGGCCGACTAATAATTTTAAGTTAATGTTTATCAGTCACTTATCCTTTAACCAGGGTGCCTACTTTTTCGCCACAGGCCACCCGGCGCAGGTTTCCGGGTTTGTTCATGTCAAACACAATGATGGGGAGTTTATTTTCCATACACAGTGTAAATGCCGTCATATCCATTACCCGCAGGTTTTTGCTGATACATTCCTGGAAGGTGATGGTATCGAATTTCTTTGCAGTGGGATCTTTTTCGGGGTCAGCCGTGTAAATACCATCAACACGGGTGCCTTTCAGGATCACATCGGCCTGTATTTCAATAGCACGCAACGAGCCGGCGGTATCGGTAGTGAAGTATGGGTTACCGGTTCCGGCGCCAAAGATCACTACTCTGCCTTTTTCAACGTGGCGGATGGCGCGGCGACGGATGTAGGGTTCTGCGATCTGCTCCATTTTAATGGCGCTTTGCAAACGCGTAAAAACCCCGATTTTCTCCAGCATGGCCTGCATTGCCATTCCATTGATAACCGTGGCCAGCATGCCCATATAATCGCCGTGAGCGCGTTCAATACCTGTTTCTGCCTCATTCATTCCCCGGTAAATATTACCACCCCCAATTACTATAGCCACCTGAACACCCAGTTCAACCAACTCTTTAATATCGTGTGCGTACTGTGCCAGGATAGCGGGGTCCATTCCAAAACTCTTATCGCCCATTAACGATTCACCGGAAAGCTTTACTAAAATGCGCTTGTACTTTGGTAGCATGTATGAATGACCTTTTTATTTTTTGATTGTCAAATTCCTGTTTTAACCAACGCTAAACACAGAACTAAAGAACCAAGAACAGCCGGTTTAGTTCTCAAAGGGCTGTGCAAAGAAAGGATTTTTTATTAATGTTTTACAGCTTTTGTAAAATGCTTTGCTAACAACCGCATTTTAGGCCAAATAAAAAAGGGAACACCCGTTACGGATGCTCCCTTTTTTTATATTTTAATGCGTTAAGCTTATCCTAAAGCTACACGCTTGAATTCAGTAACCTGTAAACCACCATCTACACTTTTCAGGTAATCACCAACGGTTTTAGCATTATCTTTTACGAAAGCCTGGTTTACCAGGGTGCTTTCTTTGAAGAATGCGTTCAATTTACCTTCTGCGATCTTGTTGATCATCTCATCTGGCTTTCCGGCCATTTTAGGATCAGCTTTGATTTGCTCGGTAACAATAGCGCGCTCGCGCTCGATGGTAGCAGCAGATACTGAGCTTGCATCAACAGCAACGGGGTTCATAGCAGCAATTTGCATAGCTACGTCTTTACCGGCTTCCGGAGCAGCTTTAGTCATACCCACCAGTACACCTATACGGTTAGCACCGTGAATGTATGAAGCTACGTAGTCAGCATCAACACGCTCAAATTTAGTGATACCGATCTTTTCACCAATGCTCGCCAGTTTATCGTTAACCAGGTCGGCAACTTTAGCGCCATTGATAGAAATGCCATTCAGTTCATCGAGGCTTTTTACATTGCCGGCAACAGCAGCATCGATGATGCTTTGTGCAAAAGCGATGAAATCAGAGTTTTTACCAACGAAGTCGGTTTCGCAGCTCAGGCAGATAGCGATACCGGTTTTATTATCGGCTGTTGTTTTAGCCAGCACCACACCTTCTTTTGCCTCACGATCGCCACGCAGCGCAGCTACCTTGGCGCCTTTTTTACGAAGCCAGTCAATAGCAGCTTCGAAATCGCCATTGGTTTCTGTCAATGCTTTGCGGCAATCCATCATGCCAGCGCCGGTCATTTGGCGAAGCTTGTTAATATCAGCGGCAGTAATAGCAACTCCTGACATATAAAATAGATAATTTAAATATTATGAAAATTTGAAAATGATTCCACAAATAACCTGAATTAACGCACAGGATCTTTTGAGGAATCATTTTCATTTTATTAATTCTGTTCAGTAGCGAACCAAACGCACAAGAGTGCGACGCACTATCTTCTGCCACCGCCAGGTCCACGGTTACCGCCACCACGGTTACCGCCGCCACCGCCACGGTTCTGGCCACCACCGCGATGACCACCGCCACCGCCATGACCACGGCCACCGCCGCCGCCACCTGCATTGTTACCACCGCCTCTGTTTCCACCACGGCCACGACCACCTTCAGCTTCAGCTTCAGCTAATAAGCGCTGAGCTTTCTTTTCTTTTTCGTCGTCTGTTTGCTCGTCAGCATCTTCGTCTTTAGCCGCTTGTCTTTCAGCAAGACCTTCAGCTATAGCAGCAGTGATATATTGAGTGATGATTGCGATAGACTTTGTAGCGTCGTCGTTTGCAGGGATCGCAAAGTCAACTTTATTAGGATCACAGTTGGTATCAACCATACCAAAAGTGGTAATACCCAGTCTTTTGGCTTCAGCCAGCGCAATGTGCTCGTGACCGATGTCGATGATGAACAAAGCTGCAGGTACACGGCCCAGTTGGCTGATACCACCCAGTACTTTATCCATTTTATCACGGTCGCGGCCGAGGGTTAATTTCTCTTTTTTAGTCAGAACGTCTGCAGTGCTTTCAGTCAGCATTTTGTCAATGCTCTGCATTTTCTTAACGCTCTTACGAACGGTGTTGAAGTTGGTTAACATACCACCCAACCAACGCTCGGTAACGAAAGGCATGTTTACTTTACGTGCGCACTCAGTAACAATTTCTTTAGCCTGTTTCTTAGTACCTACAAACATGATCTTTTTACCGCTGCGGGCAATCTGCTTTAAGGCAGCTGCTGCTTCTGTGAGGTGTTCGGTAGTTTTATTCAGATCAATGATGTGAATGCCTTTCTTTTCAGCAAAAATGTAAGGCAACATTTTTGGGTTCCACTTCTTACGCAGGTGACCAAAGTGTACACCGGCATCCAGGAGCTGCTGTTGCAATGAAGTGTTATTTTCCATTTAACTAAGTTGAAAATGTGTGTTTGAATAAATTGATAATAACCACAAGCGTTTCCAAAACGCTCTCCGCCATCTGGCGAAGGCGCTGGTATGGATTAACGTTTGCTGAACTGGTAGCTGCGACGAGCTTTTTTGTGACCGAATTTCTTACGTTCAACAGATCTCGGATCGCGTTTCAGAACACCAACCGCTTTTAATGCTGGACGATAATCAGCGCTTACTTCGAGTAAAGCACGACCGATGCCCAGTTTAGCAGCTTCAGCCTGACCTTTCATACCACCACCGGCAGCATTGATCTTTACATCAAATTTATCCAACGATTGAGTTGCTTTTAAAGGCAGCTCTACCTGGTTTTGCAGATATACCAGTGAAAAATATTCTTTGTAGTCTTTATCGTTAACGGTGATCTTACCGGTTCCACGTGACAACCAAACTCGTGTCACAGCTTCTTTACGACGACCTACGGCATTTTTTTGCTTTTCCATGTATTGTAAACAATTAGAAAGTTAAAGATTGAGGTTTTTGTGCAGCATGCTCGTGTTGGTCGCCGGCATACACAAATAATTTCTTATACATTTTGCGGCCAAGGCGATTCTTAGGCAACATACCTTTTACCGCTCTTTCTACCACTACTTCCGGACGACGGCGCAGCAGTTCGCGGGCTGTTTCAGCTTTTTGACCACCGGGGTAACCAGAGAAGGTCAGGTATTCTTTTTCTTCAGTTTTGTTACCGGTGAATTTTACTTTGTCCGCATTGATAACGATAATGTAGTCTCCGCAATCAACATGTGGCGTATAGTAGGGCTTATTCTTACCACGAAGAATAGCTGCTATTTTCGCGCACATGCGTCCCACGGTTTGATTGGTACCGTCTACAACATACCAGTTGCGTTTTACGGTAGCCGCATTCGCATGTTGGGTAGTGAAATGTAGTTTACTCATTTTTGAAAAATTGTTGGCTGAAAATTGCTTCAGCCGGTTAAGAATATAAACAGCAACGCCATCCCGCTTGCTGTTTCCGCTTTTAATCAGTAACTAAAAACGGGTCGCAAAGATAGACTGTTCTAATCGGTACAACAAGAAAACGGAAAACTATTTTTTCATCGCAACCTTGCAATTAATTGATTTTCAATAAATATTTTGACATATATTTTTTACTGCTGCTTAAAAACCGCATTCAGCGGGCCTTTTAGGGCCTTTATTTGGGGGAAACCAGCGGTTGGATGGCTGTTCAACCTCCGTGTGTCACTCACTTCAGGGTCCGGAACGCTGTTCAGCAAATCAGTTCTCAGTTCAAAGTTCCAGGTTCAAAGTTCTCCGCGAGCCTTATTCCCCCAAAAAAGCCCGCCTTACGCAACAGGCGCCCCACAAATGCGTTCATGCACCCAAAACCCCTTCTTATGCCCATAAAGAAAAAAGGACCAGCCATTTTGCTGTTTTCTATCACCTTATTTGCCGCGGCCTGCGCTCCTTCACATCAGGTAGGTAGTTTTAATGCCTCACTTTATAACAATGGACCGGAAACCGGCAATATTGGCAACCCCAACCTGGCAGCAGTGGAGGAAAATGCCTTTATAAAAACCAGTGACTCTGCCACTTCAACATTTTCCATAGATGCCGATGGCGCTTCTTACGCCCTCACCAGAAGAATGCTAAACGAAAGCGGAGAGAATAATTTCAAAAGCCTTCGCACCGAAGAAATGGTAAACTATTTTACCTATGACTATGAAAATCCCACAGGAGATGCGCCTATTGCCGTTAATGGCGAAGTGAGCGCCTGCCCCTGGAATAAGGAACATAAACTCATTCGCATAGGCATAAAAGGAAAGTCAATTGCCAAAGAACAATACCCCCTTGCTAATTTTGTGTTGCTGATAGATGTGTCGGGGTCCATGGCATCGGACGATAAACTGGCGTTATTAAAAAACGGATTCATCAATTTCGTTAACCAAATGCGCCCCGAAGACCGTGTGGCCGTTGTTACCTACTCAGGTTATTTTTCCCTCGCGCTGGAATCTACCCCCGGCACTCAAAAAGATAAAATAATTAAGGCCATCAAAGGCCTGGGTGCAGGCGGAAGCACTTACGGTTCAGGCGGCATCAGGGAAGCTTACGAAGTAGCCGAAAAGAATTTTATACCCAATGGTAACAACCGGGTTATTATGGGCACCGATGGCGATTTCAATGTAGGCATTACTTCTACCGACGAGCTGGTAAAACTGGTGCAGGAACAACGCGAAAAGGGGATTTTTCTAACCACCCTGGGCGTTGGTAACGACAACCTGAATGATGCTATGATGGAAAAAATTGCCAACAAAGGAAACGGCAATTATGAATACCTCGACAATCACGATGAACTTAAAAAAGTATTTGTTGATGATTACAGCAAGTTTTTGACAGTAGCTAAAGATGTAAAAGTGCAGGTAACTTTCAATAAGCAGATTGTTAAAAGCTACCGGTTAATTGGTTACGAAAACCGCGTAATGGAAAATAAAAATTTCGAAAATGACCAGGCCGATGCCGGTGAAATCGGGGCCGGACAAACCATTACCGCCATCTATGAAATAGAACCTAACGGCGGTGCAAATGCCACTACCGATCCTACCTTTACTATCCATTTCCGTTATAAAAGACCCGAAGCGGCCACCAGCATTCCCCTCGATCTGGATATTTTTGATGCGGGGCTCGACTTTGCAAGCAGCAGCGAAAACATGCGCTTTGCAGCATCTGTGGCGGCATTGGGTTTGTACTTAAGAAACTCAGCTTATAAAGGAAGCATGACCCTTTCACAAATAAAAAGCTGGTCGGCCGGAGCCGTTAGCTTCGACCCAAATGGTTACCGCGAAAGACATTTGAGTTTGTTGGAGAGGG
The Niastella koreensis GR20-10 genome window above contains:
- the pyrH gene encoding UMP kinase, whose protein sequence is MLPKYKRILVKLSGESLMGDKSFGMDPAILAQYAHDIKELVELGVQVAIVIGGGNIYRGMNEAETGIERAHGDYMGMLATVINGMAMQAMLEKIGVFTRLQSAIKMEQIAEPYIRRRAIRHVEKGRVVIFGAGTGNPYFTTDTAGSLRAIEIQADVILKGTRVDGIYTADPEKDPTAKKFDTITFQECISKNLRVMDMTAFTLCMENKLPIIVFDMNKPGNLRRVACGEKVGTLVKG
- the pdxH gene encoding pyridoxamine 5'-phosphate oxidase, with the protein product MSSTIADIRKDYKLQSLLEKDVNVNAIAQFNNWWQEAIHSEIDEVNAMTLATASADGIPAARIVLLKGFDDGGFVFFTNYESFKGMHLAENPRACLVFFWKELERQVRITGLVEKVSDVESDAYFNSRPEGSRIGAWASPQSQVIISREWLQEREKTYAKDFSGKPLKRPAHWGGYRVKPVTIEFWQGRPSRLHDRLQYTLEGNNEWKIERLAP
- the rpsB gene encoding 30S ribosomal protein S2; translated protein: MENNTSLQQQLLDAGVHFGHLRKKWNPKMLPYIFAEKKGIHIIDLNKTTEHLTEAAAALKQIARSGKKIMFVGTKKQAKEIVTECARKVNMPFVTERWLGGMLTNFNTVRKSVKKMQSIDKMLTESTADVLTKKEKLTLGRDRDKMDKVLGGISQLGRVPAALFIIDIGHEHIALAEAKRLGITTFGMVDTNCDPNKVDFAIPANDDATKSIAIITQYITAAIAEGLAERQAAKDEDADEQTDDEKEKKAQRLLAEAEAEGGRGRGGNRGGGNNAGGGGGGRGHGGGGGHRGGGQNRGGGGGNRGGGNRGPGGGRR
- a CDS encoding HU family DNA-binding protein — encoded protein: MNKAELIAKLADDSGITKTQANAALDSFIEAVTKTLKGGGKVTLVGFGTFSVSKRAARNGRNPQTGAVIKIKAKKVARFKAGKELQAKL
- a CDS encoding DUF4286 family protein encodes the protein MIVFNNTIKIDPFIEEAWLQWLIQEHIPEIMALGLFTEWKMFRLLEQDDTEGMTFVIQYFAPSLENYYQFTEEFAPALQRRSFDKWGDRFIAFRTIMEVVH
- a CDS encoding vWA domain-containing protein, which translates into the protein MPIKKKGPAILLFSITLFAAACAPSHQVGSFNASLYNNGPETGNIGNPNLAAVEENAFIKTSDSATSTFSIDADGASYALTRRMLNESGENNFKSLRTEEMVNYFTYDYENPTGDAPIAVNGEVSACPWNKEHKLIRIGIKGKSIAKEQYPLANFVLLIDVSGSMASDDKLALLKNGFINFVNQMRPEDRVAVVTYSGYFSLALESTPGTQKDKIIKAIKGLGAGGSTYGSGGIREAYEVAEKNFIPNGNNRVIMGTDGDFNVGITSTDELVKLVQEQREKGIFLTTLGVGNDNLNDAMMEKIANKGNGNYEYLDNHDELKKVFVDDYSKFLTVAKDVKVQVTFNKQIVKSYRLIGYENRVMENKNFENDQADAGEIGAGQTITAIYEIEPNGGANATTDPTFTIHFRYKRPEAATSIPLDLDIFDAGLDFASSSENMRFAASVAALGLYLRNSAYKGSMTLSQIKSWSAGAVSFDPNGYRERHLSLLERVK
- the tsf gene encoding translation elongation factor Ts, producing MSGVAITAADINKLRQMTGAGMMDCRKALTETNGDFEAAIDWLRKKGAKVAALRGDREAKEGVVLAKTTADNKTGIAICLSCETDFVGKNSDFIAFAQSIIDAAVAGNVKSLDELNGISINGAKVADLVNDKLASIGEKIGITKFERVDADYVASYIHGANRIGVLVGMTKAAPEAGKDVAMQIAAMNPVAVDASSVSAATIERERAIVTEQIKADPKMAGKPDEMINKIAEGKLNAFFKESTLVNQAFVKDNAKTVGDYLKSVDGGLQVTEFKRVALG
- a CDS encoding exodeoxyribonuclease III; its protein translation is MRIISYNVNGIRAAMTKGFCDWLKTDPADIICLQETKATKDNVNRQQIIDCGYEDYWFSATKKGYSGVAVLTKIKPDNVEYGNQHAVSDDEGRVIQLDFGDIRLINAYFPSGTTGDVRQTFKYEWLNDFHSYLETLKKKYPNLILCGDYNIAHTELDIHDPKGNKNTSGFLPEERAWMDQFLQNGWIDTFRVFHNEPHRYSWWSQRFPTVRAQNKGWRLDYITATDPLRSRLKSADIYHDVKHSDHCPVYLELTKVQ
- the rplM gene encoding 50S ribosomal protein L13, which encodes MSKLHFTTQHANAATVKRNWYVVDGTNQTVGRMCAKIAAILRGKNKPYYTPHVDCGDYIIVINADKVKFTGNKTEEKEYLTFSGYPGGQKAETARELLRRRPEVVVERAVKGMLPKNRLGRKMYKKLFVYAGDQHEHAAQKPQSLTF
- the rpsI gene encoding 30S ribosomal protein S9 codes for the protein MEKQKNAVGRRKEAVTRVWLSRGTGKITVNDKDYKEYFSLVYLQNQVELPLKATQSLDKFDVKINAAGGGMKGQAEAAKLGIGRALLEVSADYRPALKAVGVLKRDPRSVERKKFGHKKARRSYQFSKR
- a CDS encoding RsiV family protein gives rise to the protein MRHIYILLFILGSVTTTLAQTSKPAPVVTRYYNFTGAIDKYPVTFHLYRVNDKFSGCYYYNSSEEAIDISGNINKDRFLELAHSDGEGNATEVLSGNFKDSTFSGTWSYKGKLLAFRVSTKNNNSGLAFDYIYTQGEKKLPKAEYGRAELNYEAAAVWPVAGSQHPAANLIKQLIAAEFDEKSSGEEIGMVMIKQKNEILNPVRKEDEAITYDLEKEVQVTYLSEKLLTLSASTYIDGGGAHPNHYTFYHCVDLIHNRKLTITDILDTVTCRAMLQALLEKKFRTVNHLGKEEKISDYLFSNIIPVGQNIMLTSKGIGFHYNPYEVGSYAQGDVYLYISYKELDSCLKPEFKQLMEMN
- a CDS encoding 30S ribosomal protein THX; the encoded protein is MGRGDKKTKKGKTFKGSYGKSRPARVKKAVAADKKK